A region from the Linepithema humile isolate Giens D197 chromosome 1, Lhum_UNIL_v1.0, whole genome shotgun sequence genome encodes:
- the LOC105679458 gene encoding cysteine dioxygenase type 1, with product MEICNKQDQLSNVTRAKLSCLTENGEKLREEKVSTLQELIDALHEAFKTDRVDIDHVQDLMMNYKSNPQEWKKFAKFDRYRYTRNLVDEGNGRFNLMVLCWREGHGSAIHDHANAHCVMKILQGKLCETRYAWPTNFEAEENVEELKELERNTLETNEICYINDSMGLHRVENPSATNPAVSLHLYSPPFSTCSVFNKQTGQKSMCKVTFWSKYGEKRNREIQDTRPPEDN from the exons ATGGAGATTTGCAACAAGCAGGATCAATTGTCCAATGTAACTCGTGCAAAATTGTCGTGTCTCACTGAAAACGGGGAAAAACTTCGAGAAGAGAAAGTTTCCACCCTCCAGGAACTTATAGATGCGCTGCACGAGGCTTTCAAAACGGATCGCGTGGATATCGATCACGTACAAGACCTGATGATGAACTACAAAAGCAATCCTCAAGAGTGGAAGAAATTTGCCAAATTCGATAGATACAG GTATACAAGGAATTTAGTTGACGAAGGGAATGGCAGGTTCAATCTCATGGTGCTATGTTGGAGAGAAGGTCATGGATCAGCTATACATGATCACGCTAATGCGCACTGCGTGATGAAAATCCTCCAAGGGAAACTGTGCGAG ACGAGATATGCGTGGCCCACAAATTTTGAAGCAGAAGAAAATGTGGAAGAGCTCAAAGAACTTGAGAGGAATACGCTTGAAACGAATGAGATCTGTTATATCAATG aTTCGATGGGTTTGCATCGTGTTGAAAACCCGAGCGCGACAAATCCTGCAGTCTCCTTACACTTGTACTCGCCACCGTTCTCAACATGCTCAGTCTTCAATAAGCAAACTGGACAAAAGTCTATGTGTAAGGTCACATTCTGGTCCAAATATGGAGAAAAAAGGAATCGG GAAATTCAAGACACCAGGCCTCCAGAGGATAACTAA
- the LOC105679456 gene encoding succinate dehydrogenase assembly factor 3, mitochondrial-like isoform X3: protein MASRTHVQRVRLLYKTILRLHRGLPTEIQPLGNNYVRDEFRRHKKCVESEAIIFLHEWTNYAVSLAEQLGLKGPHTGQPLGKYLKEEDLEKLRDEQVCQLYELMLATTGKNTENNTKEKT from the exons ATGGCCTCTCGAACACATGTGCAGCGCGTTAGGTTACTTTACAAGACAATTTTAAGGTTACACCGTGGTTTACCGACTGAAATTCAGCCGTTAGGCAATAATTATGTACGCGATGAATTTAGAAGACACAAGAAATGCGTGGAGAGCGAGGCGATCATCTTTCTCCACGAATGGACT AACTACGCAGTTTCTCTCGCTGAACAGCTTGGGCTAAAGGGTCCTCACACGGGACAACCACTCGGGAAATATCTGAAGGAGGAGGATCTAGAGAAACTGCGGGACGAGCAAGTGTGTCAGTTATACGAATTAATGCTCGCAACAACCGGGAAGAATACGGAAAATAACACGAAGGAGAAAACGTAg
- the LOC105679456 gene encoding acyl-coenzyme A diphosphatase NUDT19-like isoform X1, whose translation MKAWRESASLILAARHGEKYNHTVSPAIHNYNLLFLKRHQKSHAFPSSYVFPGGTVHPADSDMKWHDFFAAFGFDNGFASLIPKNAERPSIFRSKENELPKEISLRITAIRETFEECGILMCKHKKDSHISSNWAQYMPISKDELQTWQNKVHNNATEFFTLCEKLECYPDLWALYEWNNWLSPTMYEPKQRFDTVFYLACMPSIPYTEYETSEIEDLKWVTPENFFSSLASIKLPPPQCYEIATLNKIKNVDTVLDLAMKRNKKGVQKYFPVCTRVKDGLIFILPGDTMYPKEVSLLEKQVIDKSDITSDEFQKMAPIKNRLEFTDLFKIKSIFFINEHNRNNHTVLLASDGKPEIKNKF comes from the exons ATGAAAGCTTGGCGAGAATCAGCGAGTTTGATATTAGCAGCACGACATGGAGAAAAATACAATCACACAGTGTCACCTGCAATT CACAATTACAATCTACTATTTCTAAAACGTCATCAAAAATCGCATGCCTTTCCTTCATCATACGTCTTTCCGGGTGGCACCGTACATCCAGCTGATTCTGATATGAAATGGCACGATTTTTTTGCCGCCTTTGGTTTCGACAATGGTTTTGCATCTTTAATTCCAAAGAATGCGGAGAGACCGTCGATCTTTCGATCGAAAGAGAATGAGCTGCCCAAAGAGATCTCGTTACGTATTACAGCAATTCGCGAAACTTTCGAGGAATGCGGAATTTTGATGTGCAAACACAAAAAAGACAGCCATATATCTTCTAATTGGGCTCAATATATGCCAA tCTCCAAAGATGAATTGCAAACATGGCAAAATAAGGTCCACAACAATGCCACAGAATTTTTTACACTTTGTGAAAAGTTGGAATGTTATCCGGATTTATGGGCATTATATGAATGGAACAATTGGTTGTCGCCGACGATGTATGAACCTAAACAACGTTTTGACACTGTCTTTTACTTAGCTTGTATGCCATCCATTCCTTATACCGAGTATGAAACAAGTGAAATAGAGGATTTAAAA tGGGTAACGCCAGAAAACTTCTTCTCTTCCTTGGCGAGCATTAAGTTACCACCACCGCAATGCTATGAAATTGCgacgttaaataaaataaagaatgtagACACTGTGCTGGATCTGGCTATGAAACGCAATAAAAAAGgtgtgcaaaaatattttccg gtGTGTACACGTGTGAAGGATggattgatatttattttgcccGGAGATACAATGTATCCAAAGGAAGTTAGCTTATTGGAGAAGCAGGTTATTGATAAATCGGATATCACCAGTGATGAATTTCAAAAGATGGCaccgataaaaaatagattggAATTTACtgatttattcaaaattaaatcaatttttttcattaatgaGCATAACAGAAATAATCATACAGTATTGCTAGCTAGTGATGGAAAACcggaaattaaaaacaaattttaa
- the LOC105679456 gene encoding acyl-coenzyme A diphosphatase NUDT19-like isoform X2, producing the protein MKAWRESASLILAARHGEKYNHTVSPAIHNYNLLFLKRHQKSHAFPSSYVFPGGTVHPADSDMKWHDFFAAFGFDNGFASLIPKNAERPSIFRSKENELPKEISLRITAIRETFEECGILMCKHKKDSHISSNWAQYMPISKDELQTWQNKVHNNATEFFTLCEKLECYPDLWALYEWNNWLSPTMYEPKQRFDTVFYLACMPSIPYTEYETSEIEDLKWVTPENFFSSLASIKLPPPQCYEIATLNKIKNVDTVLDLAMKRNKKDNKYIYRCVHV; encoded by the exons ATGAAAGCTTGGCGAGAATCAGCGAGTTTGATATTAGCAGCACGACATGGAGAAAAATACAATCACACAGTGTCACCTGCAATT CACAATTACAATCTACTATTTCTAAAACGTCATCAAAAATCGCATGCCTTTCCTTCATCATACGTCTTTCCGGGTGGCACCGTACATCCAGCTGATTCTGATATGAAATGGCACGATTTTTTTGCCGCCTTTGGTTTCGACAATGGTTTTGCATCTTTAATTCCAAAGAATGCGGAGAGACCGTCGATCTTTCGATCGAAAGAGAATGAGCTGCCCAAAGAGATCTCGTTACGTATTACAGCAATTCGCGAAACTTTCGAGGAATGCGGAATTTTGATGTGCAAACACAAAAAAGACAGCCATATATCTTCTAATTGGGCTCAATATATGCCAA tCTCCAAAGATGAATTGCAAACATGGCAAAATAAGGTCCACAACAATGCCACAGAATTTTTTACACTTTGTGAAAAGTTGGAATGTTATCCGGATTTATGGGCATTATATGAATGGAACAATTGGTTGTCGCCGACGATGTATGAACCTAAACAACGTTTTGACACTGTCTTTTACTTAGCTTGTATGCCATCCATTCCTTATACCGAGTATGAAACAAGTGAAATAGAGGATTTAAAA tGGGTAACGCCAGAAAACTTCTTCTCTTCCTTGGCGAGCATTAAGTTACCACCACCGCAATGCTATGAAATTGCgacgttaaataaaataaagaatgtagACACTGTGCTGGATCTGGCTATGAAACGCAATAAAAAAG ataataaatatatttataggtGTGTACACGTGTGA